One stretch of Molothrus aeneus isolate 106 chromosome 2, BPBGC_Maene_1.0, whole genome shotgun sequence DNA includes these proteins:
- the PHB2 gene encoding prohibitin-2, translating into MAQNLKDLAGRLPTGPRGVGTALKLLLGAGALAYGVRESVFIVEGGQRAIFFNRIGGVQQDTILAEGLHFRIPWFQYPIIYDIRARPRKISSPTGSKDLQMVNISLRVLTRPNAAELPSMYQRLGLDYEERVLPSIVNEVLKSVVAKFNASQLITQRAQVSLLIRRELTERAKDFSLILDDVAITELSFSREYTAAVEAKQVAQQEAQRAQFLVEKAKQEQKQKIVQAEGEATAAKMLGEALSRNPGYIKLRKIRAAQNISKTIAASQNRVYLTADNLVLNLQDEAFTR; encoded by the exons aTGGCGCAGAACCTGAAGGACCTGGCGGGGCGGCTGCCGACCGGGCCCCGCGGCGTCGGCACCGCGCTTAAGCTGCTGCTGGGCGCCGGTGCCCTGGCCTATGGCGTGCGAGAGTCCGTCTTCATTG TGGAGGGCGGCCAGCGCGCCATCTTCTTCAACCGCATCGGCGGCGTGCAGCAGGACACCATCCTGGCCGAGGGGCTGCACTTCAG GATCCCCTGGTTCCAGTATCCCATCATCTACGACATCCGAGCGCGGCCGCGGAAAATCTCCTCCCCCACTGGTTCCAAAG ACCTGCAGATGGTGAACATCTCCCTGCGGGTGCTGACGCGGCCCAACGCGGCCGAGCTGCCCAGCATGTACCAGCGCCTGGGGCTGGACTACGAGGAGCGAGTGCTGCCCTCCATCGTCAACGAGGTGCTCAAGAGCGTCGTGGCCAAGTTCAACGCCTCGCAGCTCATCACGCAGAGGGCCCAG gTGTCTCTGCTCATTAGGAGAGAGCTGACAGAGAGAGCCAAGGATTTCAGCCTCATCCTGGATGATGTGGCTATCACAGAGCTCAGTTTCAGCCGTGAATacacagctgctgtggaggcTAAGCAAGTGG cccagcaggaggcACAGCGTGCCCAGTTCCTGGTGGAGAAGGCCaagcaggagcagaagcagaagaTAGTTCAGGCCGAGGGGGAAGCGACAGCTGCCAAGATG CTCGGGGAAGCTCTCAGCAGGAATCCAGGCTACATCAAGCTACGTAAGATCCGAGCTGCTCAAAACATCTCAAAAACG attgCTGCCTCACAAAACCGTGTGTATCTCACAGCAGATAACTTGGTACTGAACCTGCAGGATGAGGCCTTCACCAGGTAA
- the EMG1 gene encoding ribosomal RNA small subunit methyltransferase NEP1 — MAAPRRARGDAPEEDEDEDGRSMGGKRPRGQRRLLVVLEGASLETVKVGKTFELLNCDKHKALLLRNGRDPGEVRPDITHQSLLMLMDSPLNRAGLLQVYIHTRKNVLIEVNPQTRIPRTFDRFCGLMVQLLHKLSVRAADGPQKLLKVIKNPVTDHLPVGCMKIGTSFAASQVSDLRELVPAAEPVVIVVGAFAHGSVNVDYTEKMVSISNYPLSAALTCAKITTAFEEVWGIV, encoded by the exons ATGGCGGCGCCCAGGCGGGCACGTGGGGACGCGccggaggaggatgaggatgaagatgggCGCTCGATGGGCGGCAAGCGGCCccgcgggcagcggcggctccTGGTCGTGCTGGAGGGGGCGAGTCTGGAGACCGTGAAG GTGGGGAAGACGTTCGAGCTGCTCAATTGCGACAAACACAAGGCGCTGCTGCTGCGGAACGGCCGGGACCCCGGGGAGGTGCGGCCCGACATCACCCACCAG AGCCTCCTGATGCTGATGGACAGCCCCCTGAATCgggctgggctcctgcaggTTTATATCCACACCAGGAAGAATGTTCTCATTGAAGTCAATCCCCAAACCAGAATCCCAAGAACTTTTGATCGATTCTGTGGGCTTATGG TTCAGCTGCTGCATAAGCTCAGTGTTAGAGCAGCTGATGGGCCTCAGAAACTGCTGAAG gTGATTAAAAACCCAGTGACTGACCATCTGCCCGTGGGCTGTATGAAGATTGGCACCTCTTTTGCAGCGTCACAGGTGTCAGATCTGCGTGAGCTggttcctgcagcagagccagttGTCATCGTGGTGGGAGCTTTTGCCCATGGCTCA gTCAATGTTGACTATACAGAAAAGATGGTCTCCATCAGCAACTATcccctttctgctgccctgacgTGTGCTAAAATTACTACTGCCTTTGAGGAAGTGTGGGGAATAGTCTGA